One stretch of Bactrocera dorsalis isolate Fly_Bdor unplaced genomic scaffold, ASM2337382v1 BdCtg303, whole genome shotgun sequence DNA includes these proteins:
- the LOC105230678 gene encoding mitochondrial inner membrane protease subunit 2 — MAFRKFIKSVLLGIPIGVTFLDCVGYVARVDGISMQPALNPDASQTDYVFLSRWAVRTCNVDRGDIVSLISPKDPTQKIIKRIVGLQGDVVSTLGYKHEIVRIPEGHCWVEGDHTGHSLDSNTFGPVAQGLLTARATFIVWPPERWRRLQTELPRRRRPIQIAKSASYYSQ; from the exons ATGGCCTTtcgtaaatttataaaatctgtACTGCTAGGGATTCCCATTGGTGTAACGTTTCTGGATTGTGTTGGCTATGTCGCTCGAGTGGACG gaatATCTATGCAACCAGCCCTTAACCCAGATGCCAGCCAAACAGATTACGTTTTCCTATCTCGCTGGGCTGTGCGTACATGCAACGTGGATCGCGGCGATATCGTTTCACTTATTTCTCCGAAGGACCCCACACAAAAGATAATAAAACGTATAGTTGGACTACAGGGTGATGTCGTTTCTACTTTAGGTTACAAACATGAAATAGTGCGTATACCAGAAGGTCATTGTTGGGTAGAAGGGGACCACACGGGCCATTCGCTGGATAGTAACACTTTCGGGCCTGTAGCGCAGGGCTTATTAACAGCTCGAGCGACATTCATTGTTTGGCCTCCGGAACGCTGGCGTCGACTACAAACTGAGTTACCTAGACGTCGTAGACCCATCCAAATAGCCAAATCAGCAAGTTACTACAGTCAATAG
- the LOC105230679 gene encoding threonylcarbamoyl-AMP synthase — MNTRLSTFLNVFYHRNYRHDLSTSIKMLQPPGKKIYKVHDIKALRTAVECILDGEVIGLPTDTVYGLACNANNEKAIQKLYDIKGRDCYKPVAICVKNLEAFRRYGIADHLTDLLLQRLLPGPITIIIERSKHLTNRFLNPNTTKIGIRIPQFSFIQELCSLFSEQPLALTSANRSAERSSLNINEFESLWPKLGGIFNAGPIGLTEDRRSGSTVVDLSQPGVYTIIREGVALKTTVDVLHEFNIKPIK, encoded by the coding sequence ATGAATACAAGATTATCGACGTTTCTGAACGTTTTCTATCATCGGAATTATAGACACGATTTATCGACGTCCATAAAGATGCTACAACCTCCagggaaaaaaatatacaaagtccaTGATATAAAAGCGTTGCGCACAGCAGTTGAATGTATCTTAGATGGAGAGGTAATTGGTTTGCCCACAGATACTGTGTATGGATTAGCGTGTAATGCGAATAATGAAAAGGCCATTCAAAAACTGTACGACATAAAGGGACGCGATTGTTATAAGCCAGTGGCTATATGTGTAAAAAATCTAGAGGCCTTTCGACGGTACGGAATTGCAGATCATTTAACTGACTTATTACTTCAACGTCTGCTTCCGGGTCCAATTACAATAATCATCGAACGTTCTAAGCATCTTACTAATCGTTTTTTAAACCCCAACACAACAAAAATTGGTATACGTATTCCGCAGTTTTCTTTTATTCAGGAATTATGTTCATTATTTAGTGAACAACCACTTGCTTTAACTAGTGCAAATCGATCCGCCGAACGTAGTAGtctaaatataaatgaattcgAATCCTTGTGGCCCAAACTAGGTGGAATTTTTAACGCAGGTCCCATAGGCTTAACTGAAGATAGGCGTTCTGGATCAACTGTAGTAGATTTATCTCAGCCAGgtgtatatacaataataagAGAAGGGGTCGCCCTTAAAACTACTGTAGATGTGTTACATGAATTTAACATAAAacccataaaataa
- the LOC105230677 gene encoding DNA-directed RNA polymerase III subunit RPC10 — MLLFCPTCGNILMVEQDTTGHRFTCSTCPYICNIKRKTSTRTFPRLKEVDHVMGGAAAWENVDSTDAECPTCSHKKAYFMQMQTRSADEPMTTFYKCCNQLCGHNWRD, encoded by the exons ATGCTATTATTCTGTCCGACTTGTGGCAATATATTAATGGTCGAACAAGATACAACAGGACACCGCTTCACTTGTAGTACGTGCCCATATATTTGTAATATCAAGCGAAAAACTTCTACACGAACGTTTCCACGTCTTAAG GAGGTTGATCATGTTATGGGTGGTGCAGCCGCTTGGGAGAATGTAGATTCGACTGATGCAGAGTGTCCCACTTGTTCTCATAAAAAAGCttattttatgcaaatgcaAACTCGATCTGCGGATGAACCTATGACAACATTTTACAAGTGTTGCAATCAACTTTGTGGTCATAACTGGCGTGATTAA